In Marinobacter salinisoli, the DNA window CCGGGCTTCGTCCGGGGTGAGGTGACGCTGGGTTCGGTGGATGTTGCGCTCCATAATCGCACCCACGGAGACCCGCCGAAGGGCCTGGATCACTGGCGAGTTCTGGTAGCTCAGGCCCTGGCTTTTCAGGATGGTCAGGAACAGCGATTTCTTGCCGAACACCTCACTGGTCACCAGCGTCGCCGTGGTAATAATCAGCATGCCGGGCAGGATGATGTTGGGGTTTCGGGTAAGTTCCATCAGCGACATCAGCGCAGCAAGCGGGGCCTGCAGCACGGCACCCATCATGGCGCCCATGCCCAGCATGGCGTAGAAACCCACCGATGAAGCCGACTGGGGCGCAATTTGTGTGCCGATCAGCCCCATGGCACCGCCCAGTGTCGCGCCCATAAACAAGGTCGGGCCAATCACCCCGCTGGGCATGCCAAGGCCAATGGTCAAAGAGGTCACCAGCAGCTTGGTGACGCCCACGATGAGCAGGAACCAGAAGCCCAGTTGGCCATCGATGGTTTCGTTGACCGTGTCATAGCCAATGCCCATGGTTTGCGGCACAACGAGCGCAAAGGGCACCATGATCAGACCCGCAACCGCGATACGGCCCAGCACTGGCCGTTGATGGAAGCGGCCCATGGTGTCCACGAGGTGGATGAACAGGGCGGCAGCGACACCGATGATCAGTGCGATGGCCAGAATCCACGGGATTTCCATGAGTGAATTCATGGTCAGCGCCGGAACATTGAACGCAGGTTCCGGGCCATAGACCAGGTGGGTCACCACCGCCGCGCTCACTGCCGCAAGAATGATGGGCGTAAAACCGGCAATGGTGTACTCCATCATCACCACTTCCATGGCAAAGATAACGCCGGATATCGGCGTGTTGAACGAGGCAGAGATGGCGGCGGCACAACCGCAAGCCACCAGGGTCCGGATGCTGTTGTTGGGCAGGCGCATCCATTGCCCCATCATGCTGGAAAACGCGGCGCCGAGATGGACGGCGGGGCCTTCCCGGCCGGCGGACTGGCCGGTCAGCACCGTGGACACACCACAGACAAACTGGACGACCGCGCTGCGGAACGACATGTAGCCCTGGTGGTAGTTCAGTCGCTCCATGATGTGAACGATCCCCACCTTGCGATCACTGATAGCCAGGCGGTGCAGCATCAGCCCCAGCATCAGCGCGCCGAGCAGCGGGAGAACCCCTCGGGTCAGCGGCGCCAGTTCCTCGAACGATTCCGCGCTGTCCCCGGGCAGAAAGTGCTCCAGCGGCCATTCGATCGCAAACCGGAACACCAGGATGACTACCCCGGTAATGATGCCGGATAACAGGCCGAGCACCGCCAGTTGTGGCAGTGCGTCGACACCCGACAGCCTGTTGCGGAAAACAGTACTTGAGTACTCGCTGATGTGTTGCCAGAGTTTGCGCATGTAGGCAGGGATTCCGCTTGCGTGCTGTGGGGTTACGACGTTTTTCTGACGACATTGTAACGGTCGGCGGGCGGGCTGCAATAAGTCGTTGGTTTATCATGGTAGACTACGGCTCAATTCACACACCAAAAGCACGTCGTTGGAGAACATCGTGATCAAAGCAGGCATCGTAGGAGGCACGGGTTACACCGGGGTGGAGCTGCTGAGGCTGCTCGCTACTCACCCGGACGTTACCGTCAGCTGTATTACCTCACGCTCGGAAGCCGGATTGCCGGTGGCGGATCTGTACCCGAACTTACGCGGACACTACGATCTTGCCTTCTCTGAGCCCGATGTCGAAACCCTCAAGTCCTGCGACCTGGTGTTCTTTGCCACGCCTCACGGTGTCGCGATGCGGATGGTCCCGGAACTGGTGTCT includes these proteins:
- a CDS encoding chloride channel protein — its product is MRKLWQHISEYSSTVFRNRLSGVDALPQLAVLGLLSGIITGVVILVFRFAIEWPLEHFLPGDSAESFEELAPLTRGVLPLLGALMLGLMLHRLAISDRKVGIVHIMERLNYHQGYMSFRSAVVQFVCGVSTVLTGQSAGREGPAVHLGAAFSSMMGQWMRLPNNSIRTLVACGCAAAISASFNTPISGVIFAMEVVMMEYTIAGFTPIILAAVSAAVVTHLVYGPEPAFNVPALTMNSLMEIPWILAIALIIGVAAALFIHLVDTMGRFHQRPVLGRIAVAGLIMVPFALVVPQTMGIGYDTVNETIDGQLGFWFLLIVGVTKLLVTSLTIGLGMPSGVIGPTLFMGATLGGAMGLIGTQIAPQSASSVGFYAMLGMGAMMGAVLQAPLAALMSLMELTRNPNIILPGMLIITTATLVTSEVFGKKSLFLTILKSQGLSYQNSPVIQALRRVSVGAIMERNIHRTQRHLTPDEARQTLKSEPKWLVVEGKNGPTAILPAVDLARFLEDAEKPEHAEDGPLESVDLMKIPANRRDIAPVQYQATLEEALHQFDATNAEALYVQRHVAPVIQRIYGIVLKTDIESYYQYRRS